A window from Pirellulales bacterium encodes these proteins:
- a CDS encoding PDZ domain-containing protein, which yields MNRIQMGHGLQVVHSLPAMSFTRRTMVLIAASGGLIAAATLLSASHAVAQTGALEGGAGTAAAGNSSGVAPQTGQPALGSTPAQGPALGGATVAPAIATPQSAGPGLGQPVNQGGGTTTLLNDPNRAVSLPPIPAPNAGTAAPSGPDPAAKPPTTAPAPLTGPIGPLGPVDAGGSESLPAAPPTASVQTAPQASLNAVGIPPHNFGHLGITVVPIGNSDGLKVVGIEPTSPAFPAGLLIGDEITSINGKRITNFEGLVAGLRTAAQTDGNISLLVRRRGTLDTINVNVGGKKAITDRPRLGVVLDDSNGQLRVSGVEPNSPAARAGLRIGDEIVTVNDYPVSTYDLFVGQIQAMGRAGGQVSIGVRRNGQTLTLQTMIGSEKAPPLPKSELPQTDPNNTLESGPK from the coding sequence ATGAATCGCATTCAAATGGGTCATGGCCTGCAGGTGGTTCATTCCTTGCCGGCCATGTCGTTCACGCGACGAACCATGGTTCTAATTGCCGCCAGCGGCGGACTAATCGCCGCGGCGACGTTGCTTTCCGCATCCCATGCAGTGGCGCAAACCGGCGCGTTGGAAGGCGGGGCTGGCACCGCTGCCGCCGGCAATTCCAGCGGGGTCGCGCCCCAAACCGGCCAACCAGCTCTCGGTTCGACGCCAGCCCAGGGGCCCGCGCTTGGCGGTGCGACCGTTGCACCGGCTATTGCCACCCCGCAATCGGCTGGTCCCGGCCTCGGCCAACCTGTCAATCAAGGTGGCGGCACGACCACCTTGTTGAACGATCCGAACCGTGCCGTTTCGCTTCCGCCGATTCCGGCTCCGAACGCCGGAACTGCGGCTCCATCCGGCCCAGACCCGGCCGCCAAGCCGCCGACGACCGCCCCGGCTCCGCTCACGGGACCGATTGGCCCTCTCGGTCCGGTGGATGCCGGCGGCTCGGAATCGCTTCCCGCCGCTCCTCCGACGGCTTCGGTCCAAACCGCACCCCAGGCCAGCCTGAATGCCGTCGGAATTCCGCCCCACAATTTTGGGCACCTCGGGATTACGGTCGTGCCGATCGGCAATAGCGACGGGCTGAAGGTTGTCGGGATCGAGCCGACAAGCCCTGCATTTCCGGCCGGGCTGCTCATTGGCGACGAAATCACCTCGATCAACGGCAAGCGAATCACGAACTTCGAAGGGCTCGTCGCAGGGCTCCGCACCGCTGCCCAAACCGATGGCAACATCAGCTTGCTGGTCCGCCGGCGCGGCACGCTCGACACGATCAACGTCAACGTCGGCGGCAAGAAGGCGATCACGGATCGGCCACGACTCGGCGTTGTGCTCGACGACAGCAATGGGCAGCTTCGCGTTAGCGGCGTCGAACCCAACAGCCCTGCTGCGCGAGCCGGCCTGCGCATTGGCGACGAGATCGTCACGGTCAACGATTATCCGGTGTCGACCTACGATTTGTTTGTGGGGCAAATTCAAGCGATGGGTCGGGCGGGGGGCCAAGTGTCGATCGGCGTTCGCCGCAACGGCCAAACGCTGACACTCCAAACCATGATCGGCAGCGAAAAGGCCCCGCCGTTGCCCAAGAGCGAGCTTCCCCAAACCGATCCGAACAACACCCTAGAATCGGGGCCCAAGTAA
- a CDS encoding LUD domain-containing protein, whose protein sequence is MTSREKILGQVRAKRPAPAELPALDNAWLSFADRYQQFAATIESVGGRCVAVESLDQLNRALDEISAYTSAKQIVSLVAGAGRANFDPNSVDDPHALASIDFAILPGQFGVAENGAIWVTDADLRHRAIYFIVQHLALVIPAEQILDNMHQAYERLSFPQPSYGAFISGPSKTADIEQSLVIGAHGPRSLTVFCVCCAPGG, encoded by the coding sequence ATGACCAGCAGAGAAAAAATCCTCGGCCAGGTGCGTGCGAAACGGCCCGCGCCGGCCGAACTGCCCGCGCTCGATAACGCCTGGCTCTCGTTCGCCGATCGCTACCAGCAATTCGCCGCCACGATCGAATCGGTCGGCGGCCGCTGCGTCGCGGTCGAAAGTCTCGACCAACTCAACCGCGCGCTCGATGAGATCTCCGCCTACACGTCGGCGAAGCAAATCGTGTCGCTGGTTGCCGGCGCGGGACGAGCGAATTTCGATCCAAATTCGGTCGACGACCCGCACGCTTTGGCATCGATCGATTTCGCGATCTTGCCGGGCCAATTCGGCGTGGCCGAAAATGGCGCGATCTGGGTCACCGACGCAGATCTCCGTCATCGGGCGATCTATTTCATCGTCCAGCATTTGGCTCTCGTGATCCCGGCCGAGCAGATCCTCGACAACATGCACCAAGCCTACGAGCGCCTGAGCTTCCCGCAGCCCAGCTACGGCGCTTTCATCTCCGGCCCCTCGAAAACCGCCGACATCGAACAGTCCCTGGTCATCGGCGCCCACGGCCCAAGATCGCTGACGGTTTTCTGCGTCTGCTGTGCGCCCGGAGGGTGA
- a CDS encoding (Fe-S)-binding protein, whose product MTHKLVIGKNRVGELATSLQINGPSAYPRPSPLAPRPSPLFMPVGLFIPCYIDQLYPQVGMATVELLERFGAQVEFPVEQTCCGQPMANVGCTGDALPLARRFLEIFRGYDYVVAPSGSCVAMVRKHYDELLHGEPGFEELKGKTFELCEFLTDVLKVDRLDVRFSHRVGLHQSCHGLRELRLASDTELIGPSFGKALQLLKLVEGIEFSQLDRPDECCGFGGTFAVSEEAVSCMMGKDRIADHLRAGTEVLTANDMSCLMHLEGLIRRDRTPIRVMHIAEILAGRQ is encoded by the coding sequence TTGACGCACAAACTCGTCATCGGCAAGAATCGAGTTGGCGAGTTGGCCACGTCGCTTCAAATCAACGGCCCCTCCGCTTATCCTCGCCCCTCGCCCCTCGCCCCTCGCCCCTCGCCGCTCTTCATGCCCGTCGGTCTTTTCATCCCCTGCTATATCGATCAGCTCTATCCGCAGGTCGGGATGGCGACCGTCGAACTGCTCGAACGGTTTGGAGCACAGGTCGAGTTTCCCGTCGAGCAGACGTGCTGCGGACAGCCGATGGCCAATGTCGGCTGCACGGGCGATGCGCTGCCGCTGGCCCGGCGGTTTCTCGAAATCTTTCGCGGCTATGACTACGTGGTCGCTCCGTCGGGAAGCTGCGTAGCGATGGTGCGAAAGCATTACGACGAGCTTTTGCATGGCGAGCCCGGTTTCGAGGAACTGAAAGGCAAGACGTTCGAGCTTTGCGAATTTCTCACCGACGTGCTCAAGGTGGATCGGCTCGATGTGCGGTTTTCGCATCGCGTCGGATTGCATCAGAGTTGCCACGGACTGCGCGAATTGCGACTGGCCAGCGACACGGAGTTGATCGGCCCGAGCTTCGGCAAAGCCCTGCAATTGCTCAAGCTGGTCGAAGGGATCGAGTTTTCGCAACTCGATCGGCCGGACGAATGTTGCGGCTTCGGCGGCACGTTTGCCGTCAGCGAAGAAGCCGTTTCGTGTATGATGGGGAAAGACCGCATCGCCGATCATCTGCGGGCCGGCACGGAAGTGCTGACGGCCAACGATATGTCGTGCCTGATGCACTTGGAAGGGCTGATCCGCCGCGACCGCACGCCGATCCGCGTGATGCACATCGCTGAAATTCTCGCCGGCCGCCAATGA
- a CDS encoding response regulator transcription factor, with product MLHVLTIEDDPAIRRGIVDSLRFAGYAPLEAGRGDEGLRMATERNYDLLLLDLVLPGCDGLEILKAVRTQRPTQPVILLTARGDECDRVAGLRLGADDYVVKPFSVKELLARVEAVLRRSPERPQQVNLIELPQGVADLARSEVRFQDGMRFELSEKEVELLRYLAANRGRAISRDELLLRVWQISPHGLPTRTIDMHVTRLREKLRDDPAQPAIVLTVRGKGYMIGTP from the coding sequence TTGCTGCACGTCCTCACGATCGAAGACGATCCGGCGATTCGCCGCGGAATCGTCGATTCGCTGCGGTTTGCCGGCTATGCGCCGCTTGAGGCGGGCCGCGGCGACGAAGGGTTGCGCATGGCCACCGAGCGCAATTACGATCTGCTGCTGTTGGATCTCGTTCTTCCCGGCTGCGATGGTCTGGAAATTTTGAAGGCAGTGCGGACGCAACGGCCCACCCAGCCCGTGATTCTGCTGACCGCTCGCGGCGACGAGTGCGACCGAGTTGCAGGTCTGCGGCTGGGGGCCGACGATTATGTTGTCAAGCCGTTCAGCGTCAAAGAACTCTTGGCGCGGGTCGAAGCCGTGCTGCGCCGATCGCCGGAGCGGCCGCAGCAGGTGAACCTGATCGAATTGCCGCAAGGCGTGGCCGATCTGGCGCGGTCGGAGGTCCGCTTTCAGGATGGCATGCGATTCGAACTCTCCGAGAAAGAAGTCGAGTTGCTCCGCTATCTGGCCGCCAACCGCGGTCGGGCCATTTCGCGCGACGAGCTTTTGCTTCGAGTTTGGCAGATCAGTCCGCACGGCTTGCCGACACGGACGATCGACATGCACGTAACGCGATTGCGCGAAAAACTGCGCGACGACCCGGCGCAGCCGGCGATCGTGCTGACCGTGCGCGGCAAAGGATATATGATCGGCACTCCGTAG
- a CDS encoding lactate utilization protein B has protein sequence MTHATLAAEFVADGPRAHWHDQTLWFVRAKRDKAAHQVPEWEQLREAASQIKAATMANLADYLEQFEANATRLGAHVHWAANAAEHNQIVLEILERHGVRRLVKSKSMLTEECHLNPFLERHGIEVVDSDLGERIVQLSGEPPSHIVMPAIHYKKEDIGTLFHEHLGTEAGASDPNYLAEAARQHLRDKFLTADAGLTGVNFAVAETGGFVVCTNEGNADLGVSLPKLHIACMGIEKLIPRAKDLGVFLRLLARSATGQPITTYSSHFHGPLPGGELHIVLVDNGRSEILGSDEFRRSLNCIRCGACMNTCPVYRRSGGHSYETTVPGPIGSILAPARDMKKFASLPHACSLCGSCTDVCPVKIDIHHQLLTWRREIALHGNLPLRKRLSMKAASFVLRHPWLYKIAGKTARTIVPWLPRFMIYNRFNGWGRQRELPPMPPRSFRELYRQRQNGK, from the coding sequence ATGACCCACGCCACGCTGGCCGCTGAATTCGTCGCCGACGGGCCGCGTGCCCATTGGCACGACCAAACGCTTTGGTTCGTGCGCGCCAAGCGCGATAAGGCGGCACATCAGGTTCCCGAGTGGGAGCAATTGCGCGAAGCGGCCTCGCAGATCAAAGCCGCCACGATGGCCAATCTGGCCGACTATCTCGAGCAATTCGAAGCCAATGCCACGCGGCTGGGTGCCCATGTTCACTGGGCCGCCAACGCCGCGGAGCACAACCAGATCGTGCTCGAAATTCTCGAGCGGCATGGTGTGCGCCGGCTCGTCAAAAGCAAATCGATGCTCACCGAGGAATGCCATCTCAATCCGTTTCTCGAGCGGCACGGCATCGAAGTGGTCGATAGTGATCTGGGAGAGCGGATCGTGCAGCTCTCGGGCGAACCGCCCAGTCACATTGTCATGCCGGCCATCCATTACAAGAAAGAAGACATCGGCACCCTGTTTCACGAACACCTGGGCACCGAGGCCGGGGCGAGCGATCCAAACTACCTGGCCGAAGCCGCCCGGCAACACCTGCGAGACAAATTCCTCACGGCCGACGCTGGCCTGACGGGCGTCAATTTCGCCGTGGCCGAGACCGGCGGGTTCGTCGTCTGCACCAATGAAGGCAACGCCGATCTGGGCGTGTCGCTGCCGAAGCTGCACATTGCCTGCATGGGAATCGAAAAACTGATTCCGCGAGCCAAAGACCTCGGTGTCTTCCTGCGGCTCTTGGCCCGCAGCGCCACCGGTCAGCCGATCACGACGTATTCGTCGCATTTCCACGGCCCGCTGCCCGGCGGCGAATTGCATATCGTGCTGGTGGACAACGGTCGGAGCGAGATCTTGGGGAGCGATGAATTTCGCCGCTCGCTCAATTGCATTCGCTGCGGGGCGTGCATGAACACCTGCCCGGTGTATCGCCGCAGCGGCGGGCACAGTTACGAAACGACGGTGCCGGGACCGATCGGGTCGATTCTGGCGCCGGCCCGCGACATGAAAAAATTCGCTTCGCTGCCGCACGCGTGCAGTTTGTGCGGGTCGTGCACGGATGTTTGCCCGGTGAAAATCGATATCCATCATCAGTTGCTCACGTGGCGGCGCGAAATTGCCCTTCACGGTAATCTGCCGCTACGAAAACGGCTGTCGATGAAAGCGGCAAGCTTCGTGCTGCGGCATCCGTGGCTTTACAAGATCGCCGGAAAAACGGCGCGCACGATCGTGCCTTGGCTGCCGAGGTTTATGATCTACAATCGCTTCAACGGCTGGGGCCGGCAGCGCGAGCTGCCCCCGATGCCGCCGCGCAGCTTCCGCGAACTTTATCGCCAGCGGCAAAATGGCAAGTGA
- a CDS encoding ATP-binding protein, producing MFRPWQIWLAFGTCLAIVVAAVGWMSVRALEADDAQSAARRQAGIEANAQLALWRMDSAMAPLVAQESARPYFTYESFYSIARPVSASKGKSSADVRVPSPLLVECPPDVLLHFEIGPHDHFSSPRVPPPAMRSRAIPKYLSATAAGQAAKFLDRVRSLIRPAELWASLPSLDASATGLNVATANSAPTPSGQPNQLATEQQPSPQQSPAQQALPQETSQQQAPPQQAVLQQTSPQQSAAAPQAQQANGPPNQSVAQNGANEFQARSQYLSQNFQTFANSYNGVAIVNGGGALNSGFSSGGQQESGAASDLPASGDVRASVMKPLWIADQLILVRRVRMNGQEFIQGCLLDWPTIQHQLLSTVQDLLPKARLSPVSANSSDEPAHELASLPVRLEAGPLAGAAAEGISPVRMSLVGAWGALLLAALAVAALLQGVLSLSERRGAFVSAVTHELRTPLTTFRMYAEMLADNMVPDETSRRTYLETLRVEADRLTHLVENVLLYARLERGRRGGRTAPIAVSQLFEHAGARLTDRARQANLEIAIDAGPPVREIRVLADPAAVEQILFNLVDNACKYAASATDRTLHIDARQAAGRIELRVRDHGPGIAAEQRRVLFQPFRKSAQEAAHSAPGVGLGLALCRRLARDMGGELSYTPSDTVGACFTLRLRNATKINRTTKETK from the coding sequence ATGTTTCGACCCTGGCAAATCTGGTTGGCCTTCGGCACCTGCCTGGCGATCGTGGTCGCGGCGGTGGGTTGGATGAGCGTGCGGGCGCTCGAGGCCGACGACGCCCAGTCCGCCGCGCGGCGGCAAGCCGGGATCGAGGCGAACGCTCAATTGGCCCTCTGGCGAATGGATTCGGCGATGGCGCCGCTCGTGGCTCAAGAAAGCGCCAGGCCTTATTTCACCTACGAATCGTTCTATTCGATCGCCCGGCCGGTTTCAGCGTCGAAGGGCAAGTCGTCGGCCGACGTGCGTGTTCCATCGCCGCTCTTGGTCGAATGCCCGCCGGACGTGCTGCTGCATTTCGAGATCGGGCCGCACGACCATTTTTCCTCGCCGCGCGTTCCGCCCCCCGCGATGCGATCGCGCGCGATTCCGAAATATTTGAGCGCCACGGCCGCCGGGCAGGCGGCAAAGTTTTTGGATCGAGTGCGATCCTTAATCCGGCCGGCCGAACTCTGGGCGTCGTTGCCATCGCTCGATGCCTCGGCAACGGGGCTGAATGTCGCGACCGCAAACTCCGCACCGACCCCGTCCGGCCAGCCGAACCAACTCGCGACCGAACAACAGCCGTCACCGCAACAATCTCCGGCGCAGCAAGCGCTGCCTCAAGAAACGTCGCAGCAGCAGGCGCCGCCGCAACAAGCGGTGCTACAGCAAACTTCGCCGCAGCAATCCGCCGCGGCGCCGCAGGCCCAGCAAGCCAACGGCCCACCGAACCAGAGCGTCGCCCAAAACGGAGCCAACGAATTCCAGGCCCGCTCGCAATATCTCTCGCAGAATTTTCAAACATTCGCCAATTCCTATAACGGTGTCGCGATCGTCAACGGCGGCGGCGCGCTGAATTCCGGTTTCTCCAGCGGCGGCCAGCAGGAATCCGGCGCCGCGTCCGATCTGCCGGCGTCCGGCGATGTTCGGGCCAGCGTCATGAAGCCGCTCTGGATCGCCGATCAATTGATTCTCGTCCGCCGGGTGCGGATGAATGGGCAGGAATTTATCCAGGGCTGCCTGCTCGATTGGCCGACGATCCAACATCAACTGTTGAGCACCGTCCAAGACCTGTTGCCCAAGGCGCGGCTGTCGCCCGTGTCGGCCAATAGTTCCGACGAGCCGGCACATGAGTTGGCCTCGCTGCCGGTGCGGCTCGAGGCGGGCCCGCTTGCCGGCGCGGCGGCGGAGGGAATTTCGCCGGTGCGGATGTCGCTTGTCGGCGCGTGGGGCGCTCTGCTGCTGGCGGCCCTGGCGGTCGCGGCATTGCTGCAAGGCGTGTTGTCGCTCAGCGAGCGACGGGGAGCGTTTGTCTCCGCGGTGACTCACGAACTGCGCACTCCGCTGACCACGTTTCGCATGTATGCCGAAATGCTCGCCGACAACATGGTGCCCGACGAAACCAGCCGGCGCACCTATTTGGAAACGCTGCGCGTCGAAGCCGACCGGCTAACGCATCTGGTGGAAAATGTTTTGCTCTATGCCCGGCTGGAGCGCGGGCGGCGCGGCGGGCGAACGGCCCCGATCGCCGTGTCGCAGCTTTTCGAACACGCAGGAGCTCGATTGACGGATCGGGCGCGGCAAGCGAATTTGGAAATCGCCATCGACGCGGGCCCGCCGGTTCGCGAAATACGTGTTCTCGCCGATCCCGCGGCCGTCGAGCAGATTCTGTTCAACCTGGTCGACAACGCGTGCAAATATGCCGCATCGGCGACGGATCGCACGCTGCACATCGACGCCCGCCAAGCGGCCGGCCGGATCGAATTGCGGGTGCGCGATCATGGCCCAGGCATCGCCGCCGAGCAGCGTCGGGTGCTGTTTCAGCCGTTCCGCAAATCGGCCCAAGAAGCGGCCCATTCGGCCCCCGGCGTCGGCCTCGGCCTGGCCCTCTGCCGCCGATTGGCCCGCGACATGGGCGGCGAACTTTCCTACACGCCCAGCGATACAGTAGGGGCCTGCTTCACACTCCGGCTGCGAAACGCTACGAAGATAAATAGAACTACGAAAGAAACGAAATAG